The following proteins come from a genomic window of Alnus glutinosa chromosome 10, dhAlnGlut1.1, whole genome shotgun sequence:
- the LOC133879230 gene encoding uncharacterized protein LOC133879230: MGCSLGFRPPQFSEDLAWLPGWLQQHQAEPFDEHIKKSQTPSELAFKDLASFEGNPNENKDANLLSREERRVNNCHLFLSGEDNSPISSSSSPGNVLHFHLHLSSYGDSQYSPTQQLDTSKKLLQSNKVLSTQLVEYSVGSGEKTHSILHCGAGGRNLLPPSSIQRTVVNVSPTSPPNDKDSERHYGEKFSFRFLKGADVNEAVELSITASEALVIHELVKSGSTTEALSTELVLEVALQVKKARLEILEDAFHCPTEDTDNCDSLSDFDDVAMADAYEDVGLSYSVPDHQCTCDSAMSHIKETPLSDDHYRCDNRMNCLDVRSRQVNFDDSPAQKHLEDNVDMDMGLIKDFPLESLDCESQKKLSHDPVLVSNNSKLARYADSMLHQSVQENSDGLSMAQEVDTSALLKQNNDKSFPKCFLETSFLSESADIAPDGNSFVQKHKSQSKLGSQPSIPFEGLHDKAREGILLSQDVVRSSSLSYVDPLCSVVPCSISTENAGSTLAQNQNDGEKCFRPAPELGVESLQRTLDQNIELEHGDEQAMYTVHVESSGVSARRQLTSLKTYSMLLPNHAPLLEEGCHYFNQSWGSTKLLCLRSVSKYAAGRNNEDNHKTTMNRSSVAEVANQKRNYDEIEGECGELLVQPLEQRTSPLVLNERSCPKHGTLPGSIVKHQQCKSRQNIQSECYNSHDKNASVRKRVRFSKAEDLLQWTKNVRKRQTLHQNCSTVRASKRRKLSKPWSIAYGMKSCLTNSCIKVGKRLIFQGIEFLVTGFSSEKGKEIEGLICKYGGMVLWDIPSPPKSRGKRSSRSICRHFPVILCLKKLETSKFLYGCAVNALILKVDWLTDSIAAGSIIPPEKYRILSKQDDAMHTRIGKLVRLNNNKYIFEKVGIMLHGKHSFCTKYAKIIKHGGGKVFKTLQWLVQNFDNKKIYIGAIVAEDESRVSRHLKHCVSEREIPIMASTSFTL; encoded by the exons ATGGGGTGCAGCCTAGGGTTTCGTCCTCCTCAGTTCTCCGAG GATTTAGCTTGGCTTCCTGGTTGGCTTCAGCAACATCAAGCAGAACCATTCGATGAGCACATAAAGAAATCTCAAACCCCTTCTGAGCTAGCATTTAAG GATTTGGCATCATTTGAAGGCAATCCCAATGAAAATAAAGATGCAAATCTTTTATCAAGGGAAGAACGTAGAGTTAACAACTGTCATTTATTCTTATCCGGGGAAGACAATTCACCAATTAGTTCATCTTCGTCTCCTGGAAAT GTTCTTCACTTCCATCTACATCTTTCCTCGTATGGTGACTCACAGTACAGCCCAACTCAACAGTTGGATACATCAAAAAAGCTGCTTCAATCTAATAAAGTTCTGTCAACGCAACTAGTTGAATACTCTGTTGGTTCTGGGGAGAAGACTCATTCCATATTGCATTGTGGTGCTGGTGGGCGAAATTTGTTGCCTCCTAGTTCCATTCAAAGAACTGTGGTGAATGTTTCTCCAACATCTCCCCCCAATGACAAGGACTCTGAGAGGCATTATGGAGAGAAATTCAGTTTCAGGTTCCTCAAAGGTGCTGATGTCAATGAAGCAGTCGAACTATCTATCACAGCATCTGAAGCATTGGTTATACACGAATTAGTGAAGAGTGGATCAACTACAGAAGCATTGTCAACAGAATTGGTACTTGAAGTTGCCCTTCAGGTGAAGAAAGCACGGTTGGAGATTTTGGAAGATGCCTTCCATTGCCCAACCGAGGATACTGACAACTGTGATTCTCTTTCTGACTTTGATGATGTTGCTATGGCAGATGCATATGAAGATGTTGGGTTATCTTACAGTGTCCCTGATCATCAGTGTACTTGTGATTCAGCTATGTCTCATATCAAAGAGACTCCTCTATCTGATGATCATTATAGATGTGATAATAGAATGAATTGTTTAGATGTCAGGTCTCGACAAGTAAATTTTGATGATAGTCCTGCACAAAAACATTTAGAAGACAATGTGGACATGGATATGGGGTTAATAAAGGACTTTCCTTTAGAATCTCTTGATTGTGAGAGTCAGAAGAAACTTTCTCATGATCCTGTTCTGGTTTCAAATAACTCAAAATTGGCCAGATACGCAGATTCCATGTTGCATCAGTCGGTCCAAGAAAATTCAGATGGTTTATCTATGGCACAG GAAGTAGATACCTCTGCACTCTTGAAGCAGAATAATGATAAGAGTTTCCCCAAGTGTTTTCTTGAGACAAGCTTTCTCTCAGAATCAGCGGATATTGCCCCAGACGGGAACTCTTTTGTGCAGAAACATAAATCCCAGTCTAAGTTGGGTTCACAGCCAAGCATACCCTTTGAAGGTCTACATGACAAAGCTCGTGAAGGGATATTGCTTTCTCAAGATGTGGTTAGATCTTCAAGCCTCTCTTATGTTGATCCTCTTTGTTCTGTTGTCCCGTGCAGTATTTCTACCGAAAATGCCGGTTCAACACTAGCTCAGAATCAGAATGATGGGGAAAAATGCTTTAGACCTGCACCAGAACTTGGGGTAGAGAGTTTGCAAAGGACACTAGATCAAAATATTGAACTTGAACATGGGGATGAGCAAGCTATGTACACAGTTCATGTGGAAAGTTCTGGGGTATCAGCTAGAAGGCAGTTGACCTCGCTTAAGACTTATAGCATGCTTTTGCCCAACCACGCCCCCCTTTTGGAAGAGGGTTGCCATTACTTTAACCAGTCATGGGGTTCTACTAAGTTGCTATGTTTAAGGTCTGTTTCCAAGTATGCAGCTGGTAGAAATAATGAGGATAATCATAAAACTACTATGAACAGGAGTTCAGTTGCAGAAGTGGCAAATCAGAAGAGAAACTATGATGAAATTGAAGGAGAATGTGGTGAGCTCTTGGTTCAGCCATTGGAGCAGAGGACTTCACCTCTTGTTCTAAACGAAAGGTCATGTCCCAAGCATGGTACACTACCAGGATCCATTGTTAAGCATCAACAATGCAAAAGTCGTCAAAATATACAATCTGAATGCTATAATTCCCATGACAAGAATGCTTCTGTAAGAAAGCGAGTTCGTTTCTCTAAAGCAGAGGACCTGCTCCAGTGGACAAAGAATGTTCGTAAGCGACAAACTTTACACCAAAACT GTTCAACTGTTAGAGCTAGTAAAAGGCGAAAATTGTCCAAACCATGGTCCATAGCTTATGGCATGAAAAGCTGTCTCACAAATTCTTGCATTAAGGTTGGGAAGAGATTGATTTTTCAAGGTATAGAATTCCTTGTTACAGGTTTTTCTAGTGAGAAGGGAAAGGAAATTGAAGGACTAATATGTAAATATGGCGGCATGGTTCTCTGGGATATCCCTTCCCCTCCAAAGTCAAGGGGaaagagaagttcaagatctaTTTGCCGGCACTTTCCTGTTATTCTTTGTCTAAAAAAG TTAGAAACTTCCAAGTTCTTGTATGGGTGTGCAGTGAATGCTTTAATACTGAAAGTTGATTGGCTTACTGATTCAATTGCAGCAGGTTCCATCATACCACCTGAGAA ATACAGGATTCTATCAAAGCAAGATGATGCAATGCATACCAGAATTGGAAAGCTAGTTCGtcttaataacaataaatatatcTTTGAGAAAGTAGGGATCATGCTTCATGGAAAGCATAGTTTCTGCACCAAATATGCAAAAATAATCAAG CATGGAGGTGGGAAGGTTTTTAAAACCCTTCAGTGGTTAGTTCAGAATTTCGACAATAAAAAGATTTATATTGGTGCTATTGTTGCCGAGGACGAGAGTAGGGTATCACGTCACTTGAAACATTGTGTCTCGGAGCGGGAAATACCCATAATGGCGAGTACTTCTTTTACTCTTTGA